TTATTACTATATGAGTTGTATGGTTTAAGTTGATCTTGgatattgttaacaaattcttttcctttctctaaaatgagatggttacaatttggataccatttagcaatgttcattccaaggtatatcctctttctcccaattgcgaaTAATACCATCACAGTGAAAACAATGAACATGGTCACTCAAACCTTTATAATATAaagccagcttcggcaagagcttgtggtttttgatgaacatTTTCAGGCCAGGTACGAAAGCTtgctactctcttttcttttgtcgtgAAATCAATTGCACGAGAACTAGTATGTTTCAAGagaccattatttttatatgtatatggttttctcctttgaaatatatatatatctccatctttCAGTTTCTCGGCAATATTTTGCTTTATATCAAGATATTTATTTGCTATTTCCCTGTTCTCAATATGAAGTGGACAATGAGGGGAGATACGTAAATGTTCTTCTCTTACTGTATCACCTTTTTCAAAGTCTCCTATTTTTATGTTACAATAGATACAATGAACatggtctctttctctcaaataaaaaaatccatcagcagctaaatctctaggagatatccaatcgatcggccaatcgataaatgtctcaaatcgatatttctcatATTCTAATAATGAACCATTGGGAAATGCCTTACGTATTTGAGGCGGTTTACAaaacttatcaatattttcaagagAAAATAAACTTTGTGCAAACAGACATTCGGGGCTTTTCTCCTTGTGAATCTTTATAATGTCATCTGATGTTCTGAGATTTTCCGGGTCAATtgttaaatcacaagaaaagcatTTTACATGTCCCATAATATAGAAGAATCCAGCTTTGGCCAATAGTGACTGGCTGATGGGTACATCAGTTCTATTAAGTTGTTTGATGAACGTGTTCCTTCTATGTAtttcatgacaaaaatgattacGGATTATCTCTTTGTCCTCTTCTGTAATCCGGatcatctctttatctgccttagtatacatcatgaatatcacaatctatGCAGCCAATTGTATAACAAAATACTTTCACGTACTGGTAGCGATTGacttatttttcttgtcatgcgcatttatatataacagtatattttatatatcctcaatatttataatgtttcgatatatatatatatattattcacaggatcacagtatatatatagtttctggtCTTTGGGAATATTTTCATAAACTCTGATGATCAAACTAAcgcaataatatagcagtatatttccatataccctCAATATCAAGTAATAAGATCAcagtttatattataaaataatatttccagtccttaggaataatcttatttttatatatactctgATGATCAACTAAcgcaataatatagcagtatatttccatattaccctcaacatcaagtaatattacaagatcatagaattatattattaaataatatttccagtccttaggaatagtcttatttttataaactctgatgatcatgtaacgcaataatatagcagtatatttccatatacctcaacatcaagtaattattacaagatcatagaatatatataaaataatatttccagtcCTTAGGAATAGTCTTATTTTTATAAACTTTGATGATCATGTAACGCAATATATTGCAATATGTTTCCATATtgccctcaacatcaagtaatattaatatatgtttattttttctcttacaggatataaaaaatatgttttactctttaggaataatcttattttatttatattcataatgagtaccgtaaataattttatatttgtggttaaaaatacagataatatttgatgtattatataatataatacaaatgttatatacaattattatttttttagattagtttttcttatatatatacaatatctgctTGACAAATAGGACATTTTTTTAACTGAAGACTACAACATATACAAGCAGCGATATGTCCACAtggaatacataatatacatgcgtTTTTTTGCTACATACTTTGCATCTATAAATTCCAATATCGGTATTTTCTGTTTCGGGTAAggtttcttgatatgtttggttttccatattctcggcattgggtaatgtttcttgtatgtttggttttccatattccggcattgggtaatgtttcttgatatgtttggttttccatattcacggcattgggtaaagtttcagGATGGTaggttttccatattcacggcattgggtaaagtttcttgatatgtttggttttccatattcacggcattgggtaaagtttcttgagatggaaggttttccatattcacggcattgggtaagtttctagagatggaaggttttccatattcacggcattgggtaaTTTTTAAGATGGTTTTCCTATTCACGGATTGGTAGTTTCTAGAAAtgtttttttccatattctcggcattgggtaatgtttcttgattgtttggttttccacattcacggcattgggttaaagtttctagagatggaaggttttccatattctcggcattgggtaaagtttcttgagatgtttggttttccatattctcggcattgggtaaagtttcttgagatgtttggttttccatattctcggcatctaTTGAGTCAGGGGGGCCGGATGCATTTTCTAGTCCACCAGAATAAATAATGGTGATTGGCGGTTTAGGGatatttggatttattttttttatatcatcaataAATGGTTCTAACCTTAAATATGGCCAGCGGTCTCATTAATATGTttcacgaaaatatatataacatcattatattatatccTAGAGATATTTTTGTTTGACAATATCCAATTCCTTTATTATCTCAAATCATTTATGAGATGCTATTCATTTCTGATAAAAGTTGATCTTGAATATTGTCAAACAAATTCTAccctttctttaaaaggagatagttacaatctggataccatttagcatgttcattccaaggtatatcctctttctcccaattgcgaatatgaccattacagtgaaaacagtaaacatggtcactcacacctttataataaaagccagcttcggcaagagcttgtggtttttggtAAATTTCTAAAGGCCAGTCAAAAGATCTTATATCTGGTTTTAGTTCATCCCGGTTATAAAAACTTGTTAGTCTCATTTCTTCTGTCATGAAATTTCTTGCATAAGAAATAGTATGTTTCATGATACCAATGCTTTTCAAGTGATTATTTTCCTTTGAGGTATATACATCTTTCCATCTTCCAGTTTATGGGAAAAGCTACATATTATATCAGGTATGTTTTTCATATGTTGATGTCCTCCTATTACGTTATCTATGTCTTTGATGTTGCATGTTTTAATATTTACTATCGTTTGGCCACATATGCCACAAGTAATATAGTCTTCTTTTCTAAAATAAAAGAATCCTTTAACAGCTAAATATCTAGGAGagatccaatcgatcggccaatcgATAAATGTTTCAAATCGATATTTCTCACATTTTAATAATGAACCATCGGGAAATGCCTTACGTATTTGAGGCGGTTTACAaaacttatcaatattttcaagagAAAATAAACTTTGTGCAAACAGACATTCGGGGCTTTTCTCCTTGTGAATCTTTATAATGTCATCTGATCTTCTGATATTTTTCGGGGCAATtgttaaatcacaagaaaagcatGTTATCATATAGCCCAGAGTGTGCAAAGTGGGATTGTAGGAACAGAATCCAGCTTTGGCCAATAGTGACCGGTTGATGGGTATATATTCTGGAGGTTATAGATGAATCCCTTCTGTTTcttcatgacgataatgatcatttCTAAATATCGGTTGATGGGCATATATTTTgaggtatatataatgaattccttctgttttcttcatgacaagaataatatctttctcttctgtacacattatgaatatcacaatctatGCGGTCAATTGTATAACAAAACACTTTGACAGATGGTAGCGATTGGGCACTTCTATCGTTGTATAgcaatatatctcaatatatcctcagtaacatataaatatttcgGTATATGTTTgatcactattatatttatatatatatatatatatataatattatatatatatatttatatatatatatattatgtttatatatatattataaaattaattgtttccggtcttgaggaaatattcttattttttataaactTGATGATCAAGTTAACATAATATTATAgtagtatatttccatatgtccTCAACATCAAGTTTTTtataatatcacaatatatataagataatgttttctatattataaaaataatgtttccgGTCTTGAggaatatcttatttttttataactcTGATGATcaagtaacataataatatagtagtatatttccatatatcctCAACTCAACACaagttatattataatatcacaGGATATATAAGATAATGTTTCCATTCTTTAGGAATAACCTCTGATGGTCAAGTATCACAATatcaagtttattttttatcttataggttataaaaaaatattttcagtctttaggaataattttattttttacaaactaTGAatgttaatttattaatatattcaccaTCAGGTTCGTAAATAATTCTATATCTGTGGTTAGATATACAGAGTAATATAATCCAGCCACaggtaatagccatttattaatggaatattgttgatatttaaaattattttccatCGATCTTTAATATTCTtgaatatcctttatatataactGGTTTCATTTTGGCTCTTTTGAATCACAATATCTTCTATCAAgacgtatatattattttatatattatatattatatatatatatatatatatatatcctcacgcaCACTATCAAATAatagtttatcattaatatttctcaaattatatattcatatatccttatttaaataatattctcatatatccttatttaaataatattttatcatactttttatatataaatgataaacaatacttagtattgaaaatcaaatatattataatgtgatAGGTTTCATTATACGTTTGATAAATCGTTGACATATAGGACAATTTGTCAAATTAAGAATACATGATTTACAAACAACCATATGTGTACAGGGTAAAAATACTATCGTTGCGTTcttattttcacatattttacatataggaTTATTCCATATCTTTGattcttctgttttatatttacCAGTAATAtgttttttgatttatttttcatccaTTCCTCGGTGAATACATCACATTTTATGTTTTCTGAATCGGATAATTCTTTTAAAATGTGGGATTCTCAGTGTTTATTGGTCCGGATTAAAGCTTCGAGAGATGTAGGATTTTCAAtgatttcctttcttcgttctgGTGATGAGTTGCTTACAGGCACACTAGATGAAAAAtgaacagaagaaggaggaggaggcaaatttTCATTGGTACTTTTAAACCCCGTTCTAATATAAACGGAGTTGCAGAATCATGTGGTAAGGTGGCATTTCAAAGTATCGTTACTTGTAACTAAATACTTAGACTCCATTTTAGATCGAAAGCACCGAACATATGCATCTTCCgtgtttttaatgattattagtgGTTCGGGTTTCATTATTTTGGGATACTTCGCGAACATTTGAtccatatcatcaatatattcttCTATTTTTAAATAGGGCCAACCAGTCTTGTTAATATGATTTTTGAGAGTCTTTTTAGCAATACATATAGAATAAACCCATACCTACTACATATTTAACAATATCCAATTCCAATAAGAGATCATCTTCATTTGTATAATGAATATTGTCAATCATTTTTTCACTAAATTTTATACCTTTTTCTATAAAGACATAGGGGCAAGATGGCATCCGCATGGCATGTTCGTTCCAAGGTATATCTTCTTTCTGCCAATTGCAAAGACCAACATTACAGTAGAAACAGTAAACACGGTCATcacacctttataataaaatccTGCTTCGGCAAGATCTTGTGGTTTTTGTTCAATATAATCAGGCCACTTTTCAAAACTTGCTAGTCTTTTTTCTATTGTCGAATATTCCTGCTTAATACAAGGACGATTGTTGATATCGGAGACATACGACGAAACAAAGTCAATGATAGACATATACTCGTTATTAGTTAATGTTGAATACATTTGAAAGAAATTTGAGAACGTGGCTCAAtagtttttttcttgaaattttcAAGATTTTTCAAAACCATTAAACAATGTGCAAATGAACACCGGGGCTTCTTTTCTtgtgaatctttataatatcGTCTGATCCTATGATATTCTTCATGTCTATTCTTAAATCACAAAGAAAACATTTTACATCGTTGTTGTCGATTTTAATAAATCCAGCTTTAGCCAATAACCGACTGTCAATAGGAAATTGTTGCTTGAAACAATTAGGGTTGAATGTATCTAGTCGGTTTTTTTCATGTTGATAATAGTCACATATAGATCTTTTGTCCTCCATTatgattgtagttttttttctgaactatcactggcaatatatatatatatatatatatttttcaatattgaatttatttgtatgtttctcttatatcagaatgaaatagatatatgtatatatatatattatcctcagctccatgtattttgatatataattatttcatatatatatgctcatcgtcaagttacatttttttctcccaggatgtgtatatataatatagttgtaTCCTATATAATGTAGTTGGGATATTCATTATTAAATCACAAgtttctatataaaatatatatataaacaaccaacTATATGGTTTCTCTTTTCAGTTGAACAtcgacgatgggggggggggtggtggtgatattTAACCCCCCCCCTAAAAGTGGCAAGTTGGTATTCTCAttctaaatataatatttattttccgtATACCATCACAATATATTTCAATTGAATTGATTATTCATAAGATTATAAACATCGGAATTTAAacaattctttatattttaatatgataTCAAGTTAAAAGATAATTAGTATACGGTTTAGTGAATTCTgaaaagaaatatttttataGAGGCAgaattttctttcaatttatctacATCTTTATAATTCATTAAATTTGTTTCATCCAAATTGAATAATAAAGAATTTTTAATAAAATCATGAATGACTAATTTTGTCTTGATTATCGCAAGGTATGATTTTctaaatagaaatatgtaaacGAGTAACAATGTAATGAATACAATTGTTGCAATTTCATCCAACCAGGATATAACAATGCAAATAGTGAGAAACAAAGatcctattaataatatcataccaGCACCCAAACACTGTCCATTTAGCTGTATTGCGTGATTCTTGTAATGACTCTAATTTTGTAAAATgatatttatcttctttattttccagaTCATAAGCTGTTACACGTGACGCGTTATAACTTACCATATCGGTGTATTTTGATCCAGTGTgtaataatttcatcattttttctttacctccaTCTAAAAAGTTGTAATATTTGCATTGGGTCTTCTGGATAAAGGTTGCCCTAAACTGTTCATAGTCTTAGTACCGAGATATTCGAAATAGGCTTCTTGTAAAAACGTATCAGTCCTCGACCCGACAAGTGGTTTTTcatcaaaatatgtatttaaaaagtTTCATAATCATCCTTGTGGGTATCACTAGATGTATTGTGATCATTTTCATCCGAGTTATTCGTCTCTGAATTGATTGCAATCTCGATCAATTCTTTAGGTGTTACCGGAGCTATTTCTCCAGTGGTTAAATCTGTTGTAGATTTAAAGGCggttatataatttttaacatgAGACGCTAAGGTTTCGGGTGTCATAACATTTTCGTACCATGCCATATTCAATGCCAGGTCTAATATTATACCTAAAATACCTCCTACCAAAAATATAATACCAATCCCATCCAATACTCCTGCTACCAACGCTACAAGTTCTGCAAATATCTCTAATGCGGTAATGAGTGCCCCTCGGACTAAAAAATCTACTGCAAGTCGTTGAGCGGTAGAGAGTACCATTCTGGAGAAAACTGTCATCAAAGCATTCTTCTGCCATTAGTGCCCTCTCGATGCCAGAGTCTCTATTGTGCGAACCGATAGTCTTTCGATAATATTTCGGCAAAATTTTACCTATATATGATAAACTCTTGTGTATAATTACTATCTACAATAAgcacaacaaaaaaattattatcgtaagaaaaatcatcattatatcgTGCCCATTTAGGTGATATTAAATCATGAAAATCACTCCATAAATGAAATGCGATattggttaatgtttttttttatcgtcgaaCTGAACGGATAGGTgtctaataatgatgtaatacgtATTGATGTATTACTAGAATCGGTAATAGACTTGACCATTTGCACAATATATGgtggtctttccttttttccttaatATTGGCCGATTTTTCATCCGGCTGATTAATTTTATAACGGTCGTCAATAAACATTGCTAAATCATCCTCGCTTTTAAAAACGGGGTGGttcttgatagtattatcatggtgataattGGGATGTATATTTGGGaagattgtattttttatcttaaaatataaagtaataatttgAAGCGCTTCGGCCAATTGTAtacgtctttcttttttacacaccTGTAAAATCTTTGAGAGCATTAACCGCCTCGCCTCAGAGTCACTAATTTTATGCACTTTACATGTAACTGCAAAatccattaatatttctattatattttctgctttttcttctatattttcaatatttgtatatctactattcttgccattatttattattattattatctctttttgttttataatgtttACTACATCTTTCGTTAGTGTTACTTTTAGAGTTTCAAAATGATTATGAAGGTAATGACATTTTTCCCTTTTGACTCACATGATTCATCGCTTCGTTTTTAAGGGACGAATATTTGTTATCTAATGCTTTCTCAGTGGTATATAACATGTCATGTTGAGGGATGATTACTTTATCATCGCCGATATCTGAAAAAATGGATAATGCCAATGTATCAACGACAGAAGCTATTTGTTTTTCGCTCATAtggattatcatatatttttaagtCATTGATGACATATTGGGCTCTATGATTTTTTCAATATTAGGCTGTTTAagattaatttttttcatatttaatctAGTTCTggcattttttatcatattacaaTTTTGTGGAAAAAATATCATTAGATATAGCTGTACCAATGCCATATGTAAAAATTTCATCCATGTACtacgataacattttttttctttatcattaaaccATCTCTTAAAATATTGACATAAGCATTAGTAATTTCCAAGTTATTATACAAGCCATTGTCTACAACATCAAAGGGAGGTACAAATGTGTCATTTATAACCAGTTACAATATCACCAGACTGAGTAAGTCTAGACTGAGGAAGGGTTCCCCAAAGCAGTAGattttgattaatataattacaaataccATTTTCCCCCTTTATCATTAAATTTCCACTAGCTTTAGGGAGCCAGTATGTGGATCTATTTTCTTATTAAGAATATAACAGGCATCCCCAAAGCAGTATATGTGTTATCTTTTAATCCAAAATTTACATCAATAGCAGGCGTTTTTTTAAAGTTGCATGATCCTATACCGTTAGTATTATCTCGAATATCTATCGGTAAACAAGAAAATTTAGAACAATCAAGCTTGTCCACATCATAAGTTATTTTATAAAATGGTGTAATTGCCTGTCCTCTTTCAACTTCAATACCTAATGATTTCCAACCGTCAATTCCTTCGTTAGTTATATCAACAAAAGCATAGGTGACAGGCTCAAAAGCAACTAATGAGGAAATTTGTTGTTGCATTAATTTATTTCTTGAATATATCTCagcatctttataatttttttcagtatAGCCTCCGACTGGTAAAGTGGAGGAGAAATCGGCGggcggcatatttatatataaaacatatatatatataagatatatggggggttatatatttaattcggtatataaatatatatataatcgaatacgatataataatatttgccttgacatataaatattataaaaaaatatatgaaaattatacttatacagttaatatatatatatatattatatatgtatatgtatataccatgaataaggatattatatatatttaatctcaattatacaataaaacaagaggacttgttaatgtttaaaaatatactACAAGGAAAATGGAATATAGATATTTGACAAGTTGAAATAAACCACTttatcacaaaaatataataaagaacataattgaaatatatatatatatgcttgtaaccATAATTATCCTCCCTGCGGCATTTAATCTTTATCTGTAaacaatactataaatatatatataacacccatatatatatatataatagaatatagaaatataactattattctttttattctataaacaataatattctaTTATAATGGCTTCTTTGGGGTTACTGTCAACATTACGTGGAATATTGCAAGGAAAACGGAATGCAGATATCGAAAATACAATATCTAAGTTACATTACCGAGTGACAACTATtgcactcttttctttttgtttgatcGTTACTACAAATACTCTTGTTGGTGATCCAATAAGGTaaagtttatatcatatatatattaaataatattaataatatattgataccctatattaataatattaatatcgttattaatatatatagggtTAATTTTATGAAatcttataacaatatatatatatatttcagctgtATTGTTGATCGCACCAATTCCAAGTTGAACGATAAGGTTATCAATACTTATTGTTGGATTCATACTACATTTACTATTCCGAatcgcatatataaagatagaggtaagttgttcttatatatataatgtttattttaccCTGTTTTGAAGtacattatataatgtttatatgtttatttttaatttttagatACACATTTCCCTGGAATTGGCAACTACAATCGGACGGATTCGATCATTTACCATGGCTATTATCAATGGATACCTTTTATGCTGTTTATTCAGGTAACTATTAACAACATTGACAGTTGACTATACGTTTATATCAACActattgttgtgataataatattgaaatttaaAAAGTTTAATTCATTGCTTATAGTtgatctaatattttttttagggttTAATGTTCTACGCACCACATTATTTTTGGAAAAAATTGGAAGGAGGCCGATTACAGTCGATTGTTATGGATTTCTCTACTCCCCTCTTGAACAGTGAAGAACGAATAAAGAAGATTAAACAGCTCATCGACTATCTTCAAAGGTCTTTTcggtataataatatttatattataaaatatataatttgtgagtttttatatttactaaattgtattattaatataatacttaTAGACAAGTTTTTAAACGGAATGTTTATCACATACGGAACAGATATATTGTCATATACCAAGGCAaccgagaaggaaaacaaaatacatcCCATGGTTGCTCTATTTCCAAGAATGGCAAAATGTTCAATGAATATGTACGGTTCTTCAGGAAGTATTGAAAAATACGACTTCTTATGTGTCCTTGCGGTGAATGTcgtaaatgaaaagatatatttaataatgtggttttggttatttttcttaatatgtacgagtatttttatttgtattttttatttaatagcaTTTAGTGTTCCAACTATGAGACGAATATATCTCTTATTCCTTTTAGGTGACAAGAAAAAAGTTGATATTGTTACAAAAGTATTTAATCGAATGGGTGAcatttttattctctcacttttaataaaaaatatagattttcaaTACTGGAATTGTTGATATTAGAATTATCTACGAGAGATATGAATTATTTGAATACTAAAAGTGGTGAACATGAAATGataaatactaatattatattaatatattatggtaaatgaatagatatatatatcgctaataaaaaatatatatatatttcaattatcaatatacccttccccctcccaatattgatattactataatatttataatagaaaaaataatatatatatgtatattttcttgtaatatttctttATAAGAAATGCTAATTAACctctactattatattatatatatattatatatatatatatatatatatatatatatatatatatatatatatatgtaataatataataataataataataataatataagtataataataataataattataataataataa
This genomic stretch from Penaeus chinensis breed Huanghai No. 1 chromosome 8, ASM1920278v2, whole genome shotgun sequence harbors:
- the LOC125028178 gene encoding LOW QUALITY PROTEIN: baculoviral IAP repeat-containing protein 7-B-like (The sequence of the model RefSeq protein was modified relative to this genomic sequence to represent the inferred CDS: inserted 1 base in 1 codon; deleted 1 base in 1 codon); its protein translation is MDSVWVLEYSTIEKRLASFEKWPDYIEQKPQDLAEAGFYYKGXDDRVYCFYCNVGLCNWQKEDIPWNEHAMRMPSCPYVFIEKEIYQKPQALAEAGFYYKGVSDHVYCFHCNGHIRNWEKEDIPWNEHAKWYPDCNYLLLKKGQSLLAKAGFFYIMGHVKCFSCDLTIDPENLRTSDDIIKIHKEKSPECLFAQSLFSLENIDKFCKPPQIQNMEDHASLEAVSNAGKMEDHASLEAMKKKRYSIQYYICRVCMDNSAHMVYIPCGHMVTCVWCTLQLSNCPMCRKRITHT